GGGCGGCATCTTTGGAGAATATATCGGCTGGCGTGATATCTTTCTCTTATTTGGGATCGTCTCCCTTGTCATTGCTGGACTTCTATGGCGTGAGACGCGCCATCTGACTGATAGTCAACGTTCCCAAGGTCAGGGTAGGATAACATTTCGACCTTATTACCAACTATTGACCCAACCAATTGCCCAGACTGTGATTGTGGGGGTGTTTGTGGAAGGCTTTTGCCTATTTGGGGCATTTGCTTACGTTGGGGCATTTCTGCGCGATCGCTATACTCTAAGTTATGTAGCGATCGGGTTTATGCTCAGTAGTTTTGGATTAGGTGGACTAATTTACAGTCGCTCAGTGAAATGGTTAGTCAGGCGACTGGGTGAAATTGGTTTAGTGGGCGTGGGAGGAGGTTTAATGTGTATCAGCTTCTTAGCGATCGGATTATTCCAGAATTGGATACTTTTTATCCCCTTGAGTATTTTTATGGGATTGGGCTTTTATATGATGCACAGCACCCTCCAAACCCAAGCCACTGAGCTAGCGCCGGAAGCACGAGGTACTGCTGTTTCGCTGTTCGCCTTCAACCTATTTGTCGGACAAGGAATCGGTGCAGCAGTATTCGGTAGAATTGTAGATAACTTCGGCTACATTTATTGTTTTATTAGCGCTGGTGTAGCGATCGCTCTGCTCTCTGTTTGGCTAGTCTTACGGAAGCAAAGCATCAATGAAAGCTAAGATAATGCTTATGAAGTATTAATTAATACTCTTGCTTGGTATGCAAAGTTGAATTTCTTTAAACCTTGTCTACCTTGAGAACCGTAGTTTTGTAGGTTGGGTGCAGCGATAGCGTAACCCAAGATAAAATTTGGTGGTAATGTTGGGTTGCGTTTCACTCCACCCAACCTACATAAATATATCTTTTAAAAAACTCTAGGTTTCAACATAGATGAGGTTTAGTTAACCTTTGGGGCGATCGCAATGATAAGGATAAAGCCACTCACACTTGAAAAGTCCGTAAGTGTGTTTTTCAAAAAAGGTTCCAGCGTGGCGTCCAGGTGATATGTCAATCCCAGCCTTGGTTTTAATTTCGTACAGCCAAGGAAAGGCTAGGACTAAAACAGTAATGACACCAAAAATATAGACAATCGTGGTTTTAATTTTGGGCAATCTTCGGGAATTGCTGTTGTGGTTTCGAGGCATAGATAGTGAGATAGTGAGAGTGAAAAACTAACCATCAATCTTAGCTGAAAGCTGAAAATGTCGTCTGAAGCAGAGATCAATATTTTCTCTTTCCAGATAAAGTTATCGCCCAGATTTGCTCTTTAACA
This Nostoc sp. C052 DNA region includes the following protein-coding sequences:
- a CDS encoding MFS transporter translates to MDRSAKDIAGKTPVSLGLLGAAAFMVIADARVIDPLLHIIADDFKVGVGVAAVIISAYTIPYGLFQLVYGPLGDRIGKLKVITVALAAFAIGTAVCAFVSNIVLLTLLRFLTGMAAAGVIPITLAYIGDNFPYEERQAAIGKYLSALVLGQILGGSLGGIFGEYIGWRDIFLLFGIVSLVIAGLLWRETRHLTDSQRSQGQGRITFRPYYQLLTQPIAQTVIVGVFVEGFCLFGAFAYVGAFLRDRYTLSYVAIGFMLSSFGLGGLIYSRSVKWLVRRLGEIGLVGVGGGLMCISFLAIGLFQNWILFIPLSIFMGLGFYMMHSTLQTQATELAPEARGTAVSLFAFNLFVGQGIGAAVFGRIVDNFGYIYCFISAGVAIALLSVWLVLRKQSINES